One segment of Peromyscus leucopus breed LL Stock chromosome 5, UCI_PerLeu_2.1, whole genome shotgun sequence DNA contains the following:
- the LOC114702144 gene encoding prolactin-7D1-like — translation MLLPSIQPCFCSLEHKCFQTNATKGMFLLILVLNLLLCENVVPLPVNVPGAGQGEVYLQDLFDHALMLSYNISKLNREMRKMFFTNDFSSNTFFKFMLDLYKNEKTMSKMLDSCHAVPVNIPQTIQEARKLSLEDFLKITLNLMGTWNDPLYYQVAKLTGMPGANDAILSTAKDIEARNKELLELIKWILNMVHPGIENEDYAEWSDLESLKASDEKACLSALFKLSFCLGTDTKKVDLNLRYLICSFIGGNTCSSSRLKNDFYDPVF, via the exons ATGCTGCTGCCTTCCATCCAaccatgcttct GTTCTCTGGAACACAAGTGTTTTCAGACTAATGCCACTAAAG gaatgtTCCTGTTGATACTGGTGTTAAATTTGCTTCTGTGTGAGAATGTTGTCCCTTTGCCTGTGAatgtccctggagctggacaAGGTGAAGTCTACCTCCAGGACCTGTTCGATCATGCCCTCATGCTGTCTTATAACATCAGTAAACTCAATAGGGAAATGCGCAAGATGTTT TTCACCAATGACTTCTCTTCCAACACATTCTTTAAATTT ATGTTGGACTTGTACAAGAATGAGAAGACTATGTCCAAGATGTTGGACAGCTGCCACGCTGTCCCCGTCAACATCCCACAAACAATACAGGAAGCCCGAAAGTTATCA CTTGAAGACTTTCTGAAAATAACACTGAATCTAATGGGAACTTGGAATGACCCTTTATACTACCAAGTGGCCAAACTCACTGGTATGCCAGGAGCCAATGATGCTATCCTGTCCACAGCAAAAGATATTGAGGCCCGAAACAAAGAGCTTCTAGAACTCATCAAATGGATACTCAACATG GTTCATCCGGGAATTGAAAATGAAGACTATGCTGAGTGGTCAGATCTGGAATCTTTGAAGGCATCTGATGAAAAGGCTTGCCTCTCTGCTTTATTTAAATTGTCCTTCTGCTTGGGGACTGACACAAAGAAGGTTGACCTTAATCTCAGATACCTGATATGTTCCTTTATTGGTGGCAATACCTGCTCGTCCTCAAGGTTGAAAAATGATTTCTATGACCCAGTCTTTTGa